A genomic segment from Lutibacter sp. A80 encodes:
- a CDS encoding prolyl oligopeptidase family protein — translation MKKILLLTLVGFSLFSCKKSDTQTITKLKYPTTKKVDTVTNYFSTEVKDPYRWLEDDMSNETAAWVKEENKVTYNFLSNIPYRETLKKRLEKLWNYEKIGAPFKEGDFTYFYKNNGLQNQYVLYRSKGDEHPEVFLDPNTFSKDGTTSLGGLSFSKDGSLVAYAISEGGSDWRKIIIMDALSKEIKEDTLIDVKFSGMAWKGNEGLFYSSYEKPKGSELSAKTDQHRLFYHKLGTKQSEDEIIFGDKQKRRYVNAGVTEDEKYLIISASISTSGNELYFKDLTDPTSKITPIILGFDNDTGVIEHKDGYFYLSTNVNAPNKRIVKVAVKNPSKENWVDVIPETKNVLNISTASGYIFANYMVDAVSKVMQYDFNGKLIRTIELPGIGTAGGFSGKNNAETIYYSFTNYTTPGSIYSFKPKSGISELYKKPAIDFNAENYESKQVFYTSKDGTKIPMIISFKKGIELNGKNPTILYGYGGFNISLTPSFNIANAVWMEQGGIYAVPNLRGGGEYGKAWHNAGTKLQKQNVFDDFIAAAEYLIENKYTSSSHLAIRGGSNGGLLVGATMTQRPDLMKVALPDVGVLDMLRYHTFTAGAGWAYDYGTAEDSKEMFNYLKEYSPVHNVKSGIEYPATMVTTGDHDDRVVPAHSFKFAATLQEKQKGNNPVLIRIETNAGHGAGTPVSKIIDQYADIFGFTLYNMGYNTLPNE, via the coding sequence ATGAAAAAAATACTTTTATTAACACTCGTTGGATTTTCTCTATTTTCTTGTAAAAAATCCGATACACAAACTATTACTAAATTGAAATATCCTACAACAAAAAAAGTTGATACAGTAACTAATTATTTTAGTACAGAAGTTAAAGATCCTTACAGATGGTTAGAAGACGATATGTCTAATGAAACTGCAGCTTGGGTTAAAGAAGAAAATAAAGTTACTTATAATTTTTTATCTAATATTCCATATCGTGAAACATTAAAAAAACGTTTAGAAAAATTATGGAATTATGAAAAAATAGGAGCTCCTTTTAAAGAAGGTGATTTTACCTATTTCTATAAAAATAATGGTCTACAAAATCAATATGTTCTTTATAGATCTAAAGGAGATGAGCATCCAGAAGTTTTTTTGGATCCAAATACCTTTTCTAAAGATGGAACAACCTCTTTAGGCGGATTGTCATTTTCTAAAGATGGAAGTTTGGTCGCATACGCCATTTCTGAAGGAGGAAGCGATTGGCGTAAAATTATTATAATGGACGCGCTTTCAAAAGAAATTAAAGAAGATACACTTATAGATGTTAAATTTAGTGGCATGGCTTGGAAAGGAAATGAAGGTCTTTTTTACTCGAGTTATGAAAAACCAAAAGGAAGTGAGCTTTCAGCAAAAACAGACCAGCATCGCTTATTTTATCATAAATTAGGTACAAAACAATCTGAAGATGAGATTATTTTTGGTGATAAACAAAAAAGACGTTACGTAAATGCTGGAGTTACTGAAGATGAAAAATATTTAATTATTTCAGCTTCAATTTCAACCTCAGGAAACGAATTATACTTTAAAGACTTGACAGATCCAACTAGTAAAATAACTCCTATAATATTAGGTTTTGATAATGATACTGGTGTAATTGAACATAAAGATGGATATTTTTATTTAAGTACTAATGTAAATGCACCAAATAAAAGAATTGTAAAAGTTGCTGTTAAAAATCCTTCAAAAGAAAATTGGGTTGATGTAATTCCTGAAACTAAAAATGTATTAAATATATCTACGGCAAGTGGTTATATTTTTGCAAATTATATGGTTGATGCTGTTTCTAAAGTAATGCAATACGATTTTAATGGAAAATTAATTAGAACTATTGAATTACCTGGTATTGGTACTGCGGGTGGTTTTAGTGGGAAAAATAATGCAGAGACTATTTATTATTCTTTTACAAATTATACAACACCAGGATCAATTTATTCATTTAAACCAAAATCTGGAATATCAGAATTATATAAAAAACCTGCAATAGATTTTAATGCTGAAAATTACGAATCCAAACAAGTATTTTATACTTCAAAAGATGGAACAAAAATACCAATGATAATTTCTTTTAAAAAAGGAATTGAATTAAATGGGAAAAACCCAACAATTTTATATGGTTATGGAGGATTTAATATTAGCTTAACTCCTAGTTTTAATATTGCAAATGCAGTTTGGATGGAGCAAGGAGGTATTTATGCCGTTCCAAATTTACGTGGTGGTGGCGAATACGGTAAAGCGTGGCATAATGCAGGTACAAAACTTCAAAAACAAAATGTATTTGATGACTTTATTGCTGCTGCTGAATATTTAATTGAAAACAAGTACACATCATCTAGTCATTTAGCTATTAGAGGAGGTTCTAACGGAGGATTGCTAGTTGGCGCAACAATGACACAACGCCCTGATTTAATGAAAGTAGCATTGCCAGACGTTGGTGTGTTAGATATGTTACGTTATCATACGTTTACTGCTGGAGCTGGTTGGGCTTATGACTACGGAACTGCTGAAGATTCTAAAGAAATGTTCAATTATTTAAAAGAATATTCACCTGTTCATAATGTAAAATCAGGGATTGAATACCCAGCTACAATGGTAACTACAGGTGATCACGATGATAGGGTAGTACCTGCACATTCGTTCAAATTTGCAGCAACTTTACAAGAAAAACAAAAGGGAAATAATCCTGTTTTAATACGTATTGAAACAAATGCAGGACACGGAGCAGGAACCCCTGTTTCTAAAATTATTGACCAATATGCCGATATTTTTGGATTTACTTTATACAATATGGGCTATAATACCTTGCCTAATGAATAA